The Hippocampus zosterae strain Florida chromosome 10, ASM2543408v3, whole genome shotgun sequence genome contains the following window.
ttttaaacgtcttctcagacttggtccagaattggctggtactgaataagtTTTAATAGGTTTTTCGAAAATGACAGACAGGACACAAGTCCATTTTCCAAAAAGATCTGTTTCCAATGGCAGTAAAGCACCTTCAAATCATTATGATGATGTCATTGCAGAGAAAGGTTGAAACGATAATGTATGTGTTGACAGTATGTGTTTTTAGGGTGGCAGGTTGAATGGCTCACATAATGAGGAGCTCTAGAAATGAGGACGAAAAAACTTGATGTGCACCCAAGCTACTTTCAACATATACTGCTATAGAGAGAATGAAAATGAACTGATTCTTTTTCTTCAAACCTCCACTACGGTATGATGATGCaataaaataccccccccccctttttttcaaactgtaaACCTCCCATATATTACTGTATagagatggatgaaaataaaaaaacaggtgaTACTACTGAATGGAGACACATAAAATTCCAAACCGATATTACTGTTTGGggacaggaaaaagaaaaaagaattttCACCTGACTTCTACTGTGTTCActctcctcgtcttcctcgGTTACTCGGTTGTCATCGCCGTCCAGGGAGGGGGTCCTTTGCTCTGATAGCATCTGCGTTTTGTCTTCCTGGGCTAAGCCCAGAAACTTCTCCCTGGCGCTGAAGAAGTCGATGCTATCGGAGCTGTGGTTGGACGACGAGCCGTCTGCTTCACTGCGGCCGTCCActtcttcgtcgtcgtcgtcgtgaaACTCGCtggggttgttgttgtcgtcgctgTGTCCGGTTGAGGAAAGCAGAGGGATGTTGCCAACCCGGCTGGGTGGGCTGTGTTTCTCACTCTGCAAATCTGATGGCGACTGTTCTGAGGTGTCTGAGGACATCGCCGTGATGGGAGAAAGGTTCGCAGAGCTGCTTTGCTCGGGGTAGTGTAGAAACAGTTCCAGCGGTTTGTTCTCTGTGTTGACCATCGGCGTTGTGTGAGCCTTGTGAGCACGCTGGACTTCAGGAGTTGGGGGGAGGATGTGGAGCAAGGGGGGAAGCTCAGGACTGATGGCAGGAGCCGAGATGACCGCCTtcaatgcctttttttcctctgggATGGGCGCGGCCGCGTGCTGTTGCGGCGAGGGGGGCGGGAGGGTGTCGTCGCAAGCCGTTTCGACCGTCACCTCAATTGGCAAGTCGCAGGCATCGTTGCAGTGCATGCGGAGGTCAGAGGTTGATGTGCAGGCGTCATCAGGTTCTGAAACTAGAGCTTGGAGCATGGTCACACCCAGAAAGTGATGCAAGGCAGGGGAGGAATTATTGTTGTTGCTCTGGGAGTCGGAGCGTCCCAGggagtgagatgaggatttacaCAATTCTGGCCGATCTGACAGGTCGCTATCTGAGTGAGAGCGCCATAGTTTATTATGCCTCTGTTTGCTGGgaaaggacagaaaaaaaaaaatcagagtaaATAAATGTGAGCACCGATATAGATTACTCTGAGGAATTTTCATCAAAATCCCACCTGGCGAGCAGGATTCCCTGATATTCTTCCAGCTGCTTCATGAAGGAAGGGTTCGGTTTGGTGACGGCTCGTCTCTCCTTCACGTATTCAAAAGCGGCTTCCAGCGACCAGCCGTATTCTTTCATCGCGTAGGCGATGACAGTCGATGCCGAGCGGCTCACGCCCATCTTACAGTGAACGAGACACTTGGCACCGGCTTTCCTAGGAAAGAAAAGAACAACATTATTTTTAGGAGGCAGCTGGGGAAAACGCAAGCGTGTGTGATTGGGTGTGCATGATGTCTTACTTGGCTTTGCTAATGAACTTGTAAGTTTCGTTCCAGTACTCCAGCAGGTTGGTGGCTTCCTCGTCGTACACCCGGATGTTGTGGTACTCAAACATGCCCGGGAAGAAGTTGTCTATCTCTCTCGTCACGTTAAGGATGTAACGGACGCTAGACAAGAGATGGGAAGATAAACTTTAAATCTCATCATCAATTCATATTCTCTGTCCAACGCTTTGTAAATGCCACACAACCACTAAACGATTGATAGATAAATCGAACGCAATTATGTAAATGTTGCTCTTATTCATTGAACGTGTGTGACGTTCAGCTTCCTGCTTCGTTTTTTCTTTCGTGAATCTTTGCAACCACTTAGAAAGTGTAGCAGGGCAGGTTCCGACATTAACAGTGGCCCGATAGCCCGGGGCCACAGCATGACTGTGTTGGGCCACCCGAACCTTACCGACCGGGCCACAAGTACAAATTTCAGAAATAAATGTGACGACTTCaacacatttttgcttttttttttttaagatctaaTATTTTATACCTTATGTTTTATCCTCCCCCCCTTCAACCCCCAAATAAAAGATCATCTTTGCTCTTTTTAGAGACTGCATCTACACGTGTCATAATGTCATCCACAGGTGGGCCTGGATAAAAggatgtaaaaaataatttgaatctgAAAATCAAACTCAATCATTCCTgttttacagtatatatatcaaGATATGGCattgaatcacattttttttatatgtaccgatTTTGGCCACTGAGACCGCCACTGAGACTATACGCCTCACTAGTTCATGCACAGGTAGGCCGGAATGTATAATTATAAAATGTGTGATGTATTGTTTAAAATCAGGGCCAGAGACAGTTCTGGCAAGGCCAATGCAACTTGGCTCATGCTGGCCCAACACGGcttaatatatataaatctatTATTTGCATCCTTCCAACAAATTAATGCTGTGGGATGAAGACTGCAAAGAATTTATGTAAAAtttagataaaaaaagaaatatatttacagaactgatggggttttttttgggggggggggggtaaaattcCAAGCTTGTGTGTACTCCGAGTGACTGTGGGGCCAGATGTCTTACCCGCTGTTttgcagctcctccaggttggaagCGTTCCACTCGGAGCCCTGGAGACAGCACGGCTCTTGTCAATATTAAGCTATCAGATGTTGTGCAAGCTCTTGTTTGACACAGTAGCTGTGATGACCTCGAAGTGAGCCAAGTCTTATTAATCATTAACTAGAAGATGATGCAAGGCAGCCAGTCATGGtaaaagaataacaaaaaaggcttttgggggggggtcttaccAGGTAAACATGTTCAAAGATCTCTGTGGGGCTGTCCATTTGTCCAAGGATCACAATCATCTCATTGTCTATGAACTCCTTAAACTCCCTCAGATTGCAGACCATGTGCATCTCCAGCTCTGTGCGGATCTAGTCAAATAAAATGCGGCATGCCAAGCGGTCAAAATAAAGGAGTACACTTGACCAAATGTGTGAGAAAATCTTGAGTTCCTGTTCGAAATCAGCATTTTCGACGGCATGCTATGACCTACGGCAAAAATATTCCCGCAAATATACATACTTAAGCACTGTGTAAACACATTCTACATTGCGTCCGTAGTGTAGTCGGGGATAACTGCTCAAAACCTCACTGTGGTGAGTTGAACTGAACTATACTAGGAGAGGAAAATTCGGTGTGCTGCACCTGCAAATACGGGACATGTGATCTCTCGCTTCTCACCTCTTTGCTGGTAACATTCTCCAAGTCCTTCTGCATCATGATCTCTCTGAGGCGCATCTTGATAAGTCTCTCCGTGCACTCCCTTTCTGTGGgcctgtgaaaaaaataaaataaaataaacgcacatgtatttaaataattaaatcacacAATCTCTTCAACATAcacaaggataaaaaaagaagCGTCATGGCGTCCGTTCACCGAATTGTTTGAGTGCCAATGAGATGGCTTATTTCCACAAAAGAATGAGCGCTTTGTCCAATTCTCCGAAAGTGGAGTGGGAAGAGAAAATGTGAACGTGAAACATGACAACGTTTCCTGGTAGAAGACTCCTGCAATATTGTCTGGTGCCGTTTTAGACATTGTTgatggggggggagagagagacattTCGCCATTGCACTGATGATTTCAAGTGGCCAATTTACCTTCTTCAAAGAATTGGGTCAAGCTGAGGGTGTGCTATAAAATTCTAAGTCAGTAGGCTTGTTTATTTTAGTGCAAGACATGTTCTTGAGCGCTGCGGAATAATTTTTCCGGCTTGAGAATGGCTATTCTCCTTTGCCAACAAAGACACCGCATACCGTCTTGAATGAACCCTTCAGAAGCTCTGCCTGGCACAACCACAGACAGCCTGAGGGCACTTGAATACAGACACCCGCTCCCGCCTCCCGAAAATTCATTTACTTTCAGTACGTATGACAACACGATTACTGGTGATGATAAAAGACAACCCATTCTCTGCCTCGGTTGACTTCACTTTAGACATGAAAACAGCAGAATTTCACTGGGGAGTTTGTGGTTAGATACCAGATtgatgtgtgcgtttgtgtttgaGTGTGCGTGCTTAGTGGTCATAAAACATGGGTGGCCGCCTTATGAAGTCCAATCGAACACAAACAACCCTTGCTGGGAAAGAGCGACGTGTTCATGTTCCCAGAAGGGCAGCcagtacctgtgtgtgtgtgtgtgtttttttaattgggggttgggggggcagctACGTTGTGTCCGAACAGAAGAGATCTATTTAAATCGTCCGCTGCCGTTGAACGTGGACAAGTACTTGCCTGCCACCTGCTTCTGTCTCTCCAGTGTTGCTCTACTGATCTGTGTCTGGACTCTACTTTTCCGAATGTAAATCAAGACAGCGAATGGCTCAGTTATTCTGGACACTCCAGAATCTCagtgagaaaacacacacacgatccAAATACGTAACGGGATGCACATGACTACATGACTAGGCAGAAGGGAAGGGACTTTCTTTGAGCCATAAAACCTTATGGGACTGTTGACAACTTTGTCATCGTGTTTACCAACGAGTTTAAGTGTCGATAGTTTAGCCCACGTGCCTGTTTATTTGGTCTTCGTCTATGACGCCTTTGCGTTACCCGAAGGTTCATAGCAAGCACGTGGACGCTCTTGCTCAGTGCTCTGTGGAAAATTGAGCAACGAACCTGAATGTGAGAAGTAGTTGAGCAATTCTCTGAGACGTGATGTCTGACTGAGGACATACCCTACCTGGAAGTGGTTTTCAGTAAACATACACGTAAGAGAGATGTTTCCGCTTCATTGTTTTCTAACTGTAGTAAATTTAGTTTGTGAACACTCAGTGCTGAATAATATGCATGCGTGAACAGCCCGGTGGAAAAAAGGCTGATCATTTTAAATAGTGGAAAATGTAATGAACATAAGTTCCTCTTCTACTCACAGATCGGTGAAGAGAACAGGTGAATTGGCACGATGTGACTCAACATCCTGCATGGCGTTCCATTCGTTGATGCAGAACTGGTTGGAGGAGATCCTGCTTTGATAATAGCTGACCCATGTCAGGAACAGACTGCCCGGGTAGTAATTGTGGCAGCGGGCAACATCGCACGCTTTGTGGAGTGACTGAAGAGCCGACCTGAtgggggaaacaaaaacaaagcttcCCAATCAATATGGAGCTTCTTCAAAAGGTCATTATGTGGCCTCTTAACCAGGGAGATGTGTTGAATGAGCGGGACAGACTGCAGAGTAGTGTGTGGAAAGTGTACAGAGGTGACAGCACACATTTCTGAACCGACAACAAAACAAGGAACGAAAGCATGAAACCACAGACAGAAAGCTCTCACTACTTTCTTACATTCGCATGAAAATCCTTGTAGCCATAAACACGTATTCAGAGCAAACACTAAAATGATGCTTACCACATTGCCTGGACTGAGACTGGCTTGAAAACATGAACTCGATTCACAGTGGACACGCTGAAACCTCTGCAGAGGGAAAAGAGGCACGGTTTCAGAAATACGGACAACTCCCAGCTCAAGGTGTAAATCGGGACGTACCCATCGCCATCCAAGTGGATCAGAGTGTCACTCCAAAGAGGCAAAACCAGGCCCACGGTACAGCAGCTGGCAGGGATATTCAGAATGTCAAATATCAGAGAAACCGGTTCCACGTATTAGAAGagtatcgtattttccgcaatatAAGGCACTTTGAAGTCTAAGGCATACCTTCAATGAAtctcctattttaaaactgttttcatatataaggtgcaccgcattataaaacgcatagaatagaagctacaatagcggCTGAGTTTGGGTTATGCATCCACTCAACGGAGTAATGCtaaatttaaaatactatggccaagaaatcagaatactgatcgatatataaggcgcaccggattataaggcacacctttgaCATTTGAGAAAGTGGAATACTTTTAGATGGGCCTTATAGacaggaaaatacggtaacttctGTTTTCATTGGAATTTTgatccccaaaaaacaaaacaaatgcaagaaAAGGACTATTTGGATGGGCCATGCTTTTTCACTGCTCATTTCAAAAGGGCGGGAATCATCTATCGCGATTTTTGTGCTAACCTGTCAGAGGAATAGAAGTCCATTCCAAGAACGATGCATTCCTCTGTGTCCTGCCTACCATTGGTGGAGACCACCACCATGTAGCGGGTTACCTGAGCGTAGGAACTCTCCAGACGCACAGCCTTGACAGATCCGGAAtggaaaaagacatttttaaaaaaatgaatcatacTTCTTTATGTATCTGAATAACACTTTGGTCATATTCTTGCCCCGTTTAACACAAGCTGTGCGTCTATCCTAAAATGAGAAGTGAAGCGCAATGATGCTTACAATCGGTACTAACATAGTAGCTAAACTGTGCATCCCCCCCCCTCATATGATGCGATTGGTTACAAAATTGTTTTGATCACTTCAATCCAAACCTTATTCATTCCGAACATTAGCTATTTGATCACAGTCACCctaaattatatacagtatttgaatatGTGTTTATGTCTTTAAACTGTATAGGTATGAATGCAAACATATGGGTGGAATCTTCTtacctccaaaatcatcacttttcaggagactcaaaaacattttctcaaatATCGCCGAAGAGCGAAAGTCATTGCCAACACTTTAGATCGGTCAATAATTTAtacaaataacacacacacacatgtggacTGATCAAGATAATAAATAGACTTGTGGAAAATTGGtttgaatttatttcattttattgtttgctgAAACCCTCAGTGGGCAATTGCACAAGTCTGTACCAATCACTCGTGGTAGGTTTATGTAgaattgaacacattttatACTTGAATTCATGCTACATGCTTCAGATCACAGAACTAGAGTTCTACTCCAGTGTCTCGTGCGGCAGCAAAGTATGTCAGTGTGTCTCACTTTTACTCACCAGTCGGATTGTGTCTTCCGGCCGCAGCACAGTGAACATAGTCTGAAGATGTTTCTGGAGATCTCCTGGCAAAAACCAGATGCATTTAGACTTGGTTTATCTGGGCATTCTTGACAGTTGAACGTAAACATTAGAACCATAATACTGTGTCATTTCGCCTTGGGCAAGTTTCGGCTACACTGTCTTCATTTTGTCCATCTCGAAATACTGCAGTGAGCCTTCTTTGTTAAAAAACATGGTGCCATTTTAAGAAACGTTTTAATTTACAGTTTCGCCACATCCTACAACAATtaaatttcatttattcattaatttttttatgccatCTAGCACATGGATTTTCATCATCCAGCAGCAAATAGCCTCCAGGAATTAACAGTAAGGTTCTAAACAGGGCTATGAGAGCTCATGAGAAGGAGGTCATTGTTAATGCTGTTTATGTACGGTATATGTTTAACCTGTGTGCTTGTTCCAGCGCTGGCTGATGTGAGGTCCAGAGCTTGGCGTGGGACTATTTCCTCTCGGGAGGAAAAGGGCTGCTCCTTTTACAGTCAGGAAGCTCTCGCTGATACTGTAAGAGAAGGTAAAAAGTGTTCATATACTTCAAGcactggatggatgaatggatggacggacacaTGGACATTGCGTATTGCACTAGCTCACTTTaccacaatagccacaagtgccattgtttataTCGTCTATATTgtttatactgttcagattgcaTATTATGCCTTTTATACAGTGCAGCTGCTATCTT
Protein-coding sequences here:
- the ssh2a gene encoding protein phosphatase Slingshot homolog 2; the protein is MALVTVQRSPTPSTTSSPCVSESGSGEDDSRSQPRSISESFLTVKGAALFLPRGNSPTPSSGPHISQRWNKHTGDLQKHLQTMFTVLRPEDTIRLAVRLESSYAQVTRYMVVVSTNGRQDTEECIVLGMDFYSSDSCCTVGLVLPLWSDTLIHLDGDGGFSVSTVNRVHVFKPVSVQAMWSALQSLHKACDVARCHNYYPGSLFLTWVSYYQSRISSNQFCINEWNAMQDVESHRANSPVLFTDLPTERECTERLIKMRLREIMMQKDLENVTSKEIRTELEMHMVCNLREFKEFIDNEMIVILGQMDSPTEIFEHVYLGSEWNASNLEELQNSGVRYILNVTREIDNFFPGMFEYHNIRVYDEEATNLLEYWNETYKFISKAKKAGAKCLVHCKMGVSRSASTVIAYAMKEYGWSLEAAFEYVKERRAVTKPNPSFMKQLEEYQGILLASKQRHNKLWRSHSDSDLSDRPELCKSSSHSLGRSDSQSNNNNSSPALHHFLGVTMLQALVSEPDDACTSTSDLRMHCNDACDLPIEVTVETACDDTLPPPSPQQHAAAPIPEEKKALKAVISAPAISPELPPLLHILPPTPEVQRAHKAHTTPMVNTENKPLELFLHYPEQSSSANLSPITAMSSDTSEQSPSDLQSEKHSPPSRVGNIPLLSSTGHSDDNNNPSEFHDDDDEEVDGRSEADGSSSNHSSDSIDFFSAREKFLGLAQEDKTQMLSEQRTPSLDGDDNRVTEEDEESEHSRSQSEVSDDKLSPNSPHQPHHDNGISVRHIVTEIEAICHPTTSITPPAPSSPSPVPPPSHGLPLVRSDPLEGAEPKIQSRPTSPSPPPCDLPAGSVRRATEQLEQKLRQEMEMAAAQRSPLPSPCGEHPPVQSSDHPSCSKGKTAAEELNSSETADLQNTSLSHMFGAPLQSLSHIRYDTQTVDSCLHTSAQTQRDSGLQMSLDGVTIQESNPDENLESLNVRGSCDPDCADQKRLARGSQELERIRQTLRELQAFLHEGGGLEVPDAGPPHLVKAELHADPDAARQLGQDRKSLPEPAGWHRANELQARIRQAGLTPPSLMKRSASLAKLDCLELSANDLSDLDLRLHGRAAAGHSRHSFPTSPSHLDDTWKKQKVLARNYSPQKTRLSPDDLSLSRSPERSEREETEGGGDGSLTTSSRQQGRAHSSRRLRKVSERKQRAATATLLYNTM